In the genome of Carnobacterium pleistocenium FTR1, one region contains:
- a CDS encoding DUF503 domain-containing protein translates to MIILGMKVSFLIYNSYSLKDKRSVVKSIIKKTQNKFNVSISEVEAHDTLNQGVLGVAVVSNNHKLSQQILDQVLQEIEDNGDVEIHSIERMEL, encoded by the coding sequence ATGATTATTTTAGGGATGAAAGTATCGTTTCTCATTTACAACTCGTATTCTTTAAAAGACAAGCGCAGTGTGGTGAAAAGCATTATTAAAAAGACCCAAAACAAGTTCAATGTTAGTATTTCTGAAGTTGAAGCTCATGATACGTTGAATCAAGGTGTATTGGGGGTTGCAGTAGTAAGCAACAATCATAAATTAAGCCAGCAGATCTTGGATCAAGTACTTCAAGAAATTGAAGATAATGGAGACGTTGAGATCCACTCCATTGAACGAATGGAACTATAG
- a CDS encoding PQQ-dependent sugar dehydrogenase translates to MKYLSIYLLSAVVLLGACAPMEDMSQVASSESSSSSSEKSSESSEESSQTTETDSFEPLNYELVEAYPDLSFDQPLHYTTADDGTDQVFVVERTGEIKTFENNEEATEAKVVVDLSTKIDFNGQEKGLLGLAFHPEFEENGYFYVNYTTENNTVISRFTTDPATLAEADLASEEILLEFPQPYQNHNGGHLAFGPDGYLYIATGDGGSSGDPQGNAQDLTKIYGKLLRIDVDTADGDKNYGIPEDNPYSGNTTGYVEEIFAYGLRNPWKFSFDENRDLLFAADVGQNAMEEINLIESGGNYGWNIMEGTMKYQASDDIDSAELEEPIWEYDRSLGQSITGGYTYYGEENPSLNGVYIYGDFISGTIWGLWLDENQQAENVELLDTDLMISSFGVDEQGELIIVDFNGKLYKLVEQ, encoded by the coding sequence ATGAAATATTTGAGCATCTATTTGTTAAGTGCTGTTGTCCTTTTAGGTGCCTGTGCCCCAATGGAAGACATGAGTCAAGTCGCCTCATCTGAATCTAGCTCTAGCTCATCCGAAAAGTCCTCCGAATCCAGTGAAGAAAGCAGTCAAACAACTGAAACAGACTCTTTTGAGCCCCTTAATTATGAACTAGTTGAAGCTTACCCGGATCTTTCTTTTGATCAACCGCTACATTATACGACCGCTGATGATGGTACAGATCAGGTTTTTGTCGTTGAGCGAACTGGTGAAATCAAAACTTTTGAAAATAACGAAGAGGCAACCGAAGCCAAAGTAGTTGTTGATCTAAGCACAAAAATTGATTTCAATGGCCAAGAAAAAGGCTTGTTGGGACTAGCTTTCCATCCGGAATTTGAAGAGAATGGCTATTTTTATGTTAATTATACAACAGAAAATAATACAGTCATTTCTCGGTTCACAACAGACCCGGCCACGCTGGCTGAAGCGGATTTAGCGAGTGAAGAGATTCTGTTAGAATTTCCTCAGCCTTACCAAAATCATAATGGGGGACATCTTGCATTTGGTCCAGATGGGTATTTGTATATTGCGACCGGGGACGGAGGATCAAGCGGTGATCCGCAAGGAAATGCACAAGATCTGACCAAAATCTATGGCAAATTATTACGAATTGATGTGGATACGGCTGACGGAGATAAAAATTATGGCATTCCAGAGGACAATCCTTATAGCGGCAATACAACAGGATATGTAGAAGAAATCTTTGCTTATGGCCTTAGAAACCCGTGGAAATTTAGTTTTGATGAAAACCGCGACTTACTTTTTGCAGCTGACGTGGGTCAGAACGCGATGGAAGAAATCAATTTGATCGAAAGTGGCGGCAACTATGGCTGGAACATTATGGAAGGAACGATGAAGTATCAGGCTTCGGATGATATTGATTCAGCAGAACTTGAAGAGCCCATTTGGGAATATGACCGTTCATTGGGTCAGTCCATAACAGGTGGTTACACCTATTACGGGGAAGAAAATCCAAGTCTGAATGGTGTTTATATTTATGGCGATTTTATTTCTGGTACGATTTGGGGCTTGTGGTTAGATGAAAATCAGCAGGCAGAAAATGTTGAGTTATTAGATACTGATTTGATGATTTCGTCTTTTGGTGTGGATGAACAAGGCGAACTGATTATCGTAGACTTTAATGGCAAATTGTATAAGCTAGTGGAACAATAA
- a CDS encoding VOC family protein gives MTIKVSSIYVNLPVKNLAQSISFFKALGFEFNEEFTDNKGANLVINDSIFVMLLTEEFFTSFTHLEIADTSKENEVILALQVESKDAVDKFVATAIEHGGEDKTTALSEEEEEMMYYRRIKDLDGHLWEIMYMDMSAMES, from the coding sequence ATGACCATTAAAGTAAGTTCAATTTATGTGAATTTGCCAGTAAAAAATTTGGCACAATCAATCTCATTTTTTAAAGCACTTGGTTTCGAATTTAATGAAGAATTTACTGACAATAAAGGCGCAAATTTAGTCATTAATGATTCGATTTTTGTGATGTTGCTAACTGAAGAATTCTTTACCAGTTTCACTCACCTGGAAATAGCAGATACTTCAAAAGAAAATGAAGTGATTTTAGCTTTGCAAGTGGAATCAAAAGATGCGGTAGACAAATTTGTTGCTACAGCCATTGAGCATGGTGGTGAAGATAAGACGACTGCTTTGAGTGAAGAGGAAGAAGAGATGATGTATTACCGTCGAATCAAAGACTTGGATGGACATCTGTGGGAAATCATGTACATGGACATGAGTGCCATGGAAAGTTAA
- a CDS encoding mechanosensitive ion channel: MNNTVTNSIGSGLNTFVDFLPTLLGAILLLVLAWIVATLVKKAVQKGLKAAGFGKVLTKWGVTNSQEQAETTIDSLSQVLYFLVWLLFLPGILGMLGLDAVAQPISNMFDTALNFFPNLFAAAIIMAIGIIVARFVKNLVYNLALTLDVDKWVSKLTTSKSAREAAPSAGQKSTMANVLGNIIYIVILIPIVTIALETLNIQTISRPIVGVLNQVLAAIPNIIVAVILLAVGIAIARFVGELLTDLLSSTGINNLTRFVKNSGNMDLDIAKIIGQVVAVVIGVFFSVEALNVLNLEVLNSIGSAVIAYLPLVISAMVILGIGVVGGTVLGGFVTKSTGNKFAGESLKYILIVLSVFMALDQLRFATSIVNTAFILILGALSVAFAVAFGIGGRDFAKSQLATLDKKMEKESNSSDDQGPTL; encoded by the coding sequence ATGAATAACACAGTAACAAATTCAATTGGTTCGGGTCTAAATACATTCGTTGATTTTCTGCCGACATTATTAGGAGCTATTTTGCTATTGGTACTGGCGTGGATCGTCGCTACACTTGTTAAAAAGGCTGTTCAAAAAGGGCTGAAAGCAGCCGGTTTTGGCAAAGTTTTAACAAAATGGGGTGTAACGAATTCACAAGAGCAAGCCGAAACAACCATCGATTCCCTATCCCAAGTCCTATATTTCTTAGTTTGGTTATTATTCTTACCAGGTATCCTGGGTATGTTGGGATTAGATGCAGTTGCTCAACCAATTTCGAATATGTTTGATACTGCTTTGAACTTCTTCCCTAACTTGTTCGCTGCTGCGATTATTATGGCTATTGGGATAATTGTCGCTCGTTTTGTTAAAAATCTTGTGTACAACTTAGCACTGACACTAGATGTTGATAAGTGGGTCTCTAAACTTACAACTTCCAAATCAGCAAGAGAGGCAGCACCTTCTGCTGGTCAAAAGAGCACAATGGCTAACGTATTAGGTAATATTATCTATATCGTTATCCTGATTCCAATCGTTACTATTGCGTTAGAAACATTGAATATTCAAACAATCTCTCGTCCAATCGTTGGCGTATTGAACCAAGTTTTAGCTGCGATTCCAAATATCATCGTAGCTGTCATTTTATTAGCTGTTGGTATCGCTATTGCTAGATTTGTAGGTGAACTCTTAACCGATTTACTTTCTAGCACAGGGATCAATAATTTAACTAGATTCGTTAAGAATTCAGGAAATATGGATCTTGATATTGCTAAAATCATTGGACAAGTTGTAGCTGTTGTTATCGGAGTTTTCTTCTCAGTTGAAGCTTTAAATGTCTTAAACTTAGAAGTTTTAAACTCAATTGGTTCAGCAGTGATTGCGTACTTGCCACTGGTTATTAGTGCTATGGTCATCTTAGGAATTGGTGTCGTAGGTGGAACAGTCTTAGGTGGTTTTGTTACAAAATCGACTGGGAACAAATTCGCTGGTGAAAGTTTGAAATATATCTTGATCGTTTTATCTGTCTTCATGGCTTTAGACCAATTGAGATTCGCTACAAGCATCGTTAACACGGCCTTTATCTTGATTTTAGGTGCTTTATCTGTTGCCTTTGCTGTTGCGTTTGGTATTGGTGGGCGTGATTTCGCTAAAAGTCAATTAGCTACATTAGATAAGAAGATGGAAAAAGAAAGTAACTCATCGGACGATCAAGGGCCAACTTTATAA
- a CDS encoding DUF1801 domain-containing protein — protein sequence MVKNKTQETSESVAAFVEKVEDEKKRQDAHQLIQLFSDASGYEPKMWGTDIIGFGRYHYKYPSGHEGDAALIGFSPRKTQFSIYLSQPDDEKRAEKLSRLGKYKMGKSCLYIKKISDIDPAVLKELAQASIKFTKETYPESK from the coding sequence ATGGTTAAGAATAAAACGCAAGAAACTTCAGAAAGTGTTGCAGCATTTGTAGAAAAAGTCGAAGATGAAAAGAAGCGGCAAGATGCACATCAGTTGATTCAATTATTTAGTGACGCTTCGGGTTATGAACCTAAAATGTGGGGGACCGATATTATTGGTTTCGGACGCTATCATTATAAATACCCAAGCGGACACGAAGGAGATGCGGCTCTGATTGGATTTTCTCCAAGAAAAACACAATTCAGCATTTACCTTTCACAACCGGATGATGAAAAAAGAGCAGAAAAATTGAGCCGATTAGGTAAGTACAAAATGGGGAAAAGCTGTTTGTACATCAAAAAAATTTCTGATATTGACCCAGCTGTGTTAAAAGAATTAGCACAAGCTAGTATAAAGTTTACGAAAGAAACATATCCTGAGTCAAAATAG
- a CDS encoding MATE family efflux transporter: MIIKKNRLETDSIPKLLVEFSIPAIIGMLVNAIYNIIDRIFIGNDPVLGSLGLAAVSITFPVTLVLLAFGLMVGVGGSTRFSISLGKKETEKAKFFLGNGVTLAIIAGLVFMILGNVFIEPILRILGASNAVLPFATDYLSIILYGAVFQSLAMTLNNFSRADGNPRNSMVSMMIGAGFNIIFDYIFIVQMGMGMKGAAYATIGGQFLSMVWQLAYFLGPKANVSLAFQNMKLKFVYVKDILTTGIPAFFLQMANSVLNIVINASLVIYGGDIAISVAGIITSATTLIIMMVAGLIQGLQPIISYNTGAERTDRVKQALKIASVVGGIISTSGFLIFQFFPEFVITLFNQEPAVVSLGVEAIRIWTAAFPLVGIQIVWASYFQAVGKVRLASFLNLARQIIFLIPLILILSPIFELTGIYVAVPLAEMLAFIVTFIFLKSQFKASQHRL, from the coding sequence ATCATTATCAAGAAAAATCGACTCGAGACCGACTCTATCCCAAAGCTGTTAGTTGAATTCTCGATACCGGCAATCATCGGGATGCTGGTTAATGCAATCTACAATATTATTGACCGGATATTTATTGGGAATGATCCGGTATTAGGTTCTCTCGGCTTAGCCGCCGTATCTATTACTTTTCCTGTAACCTTAGTTTTACTAGCGTTTGGCTTAATGGTAGGTGTTGGAGGATCCACCCGTTTCTCTATTAGTTTGGGTAAAAAGGAAACTGAAAAAGCTAAATTCTTTTTAGGAAACGGTGTAACTTTAGCTATTATTGCTGGACTAGTTTTTATGATTTTAGGAAATGTTTTTATCGAACCGATTTTACGTATTCTTGGTGCCAGTAACGCTGTTCTCCCTTTCGCTACTGATTACTTGAGCATCATTCTTTACGGAGCCGTCTTTCAAAGTCTCGCTATGACATTGAATAACTTTTCAAGAGCCGATGGAAATCCACGTAATTCCATGGTCAGTATGATGATTGGTGCTGGATTCAATATCATTTTCGACTACATTTTTATTGTTCAAATGGGCATGGGTATGAAAGGAGCTGCTTATGCTACGATTGGTGGTCAATTTCTTTCTATGGTCTGGCAATTAGCTTACTTCTTAGGACCTAAAGCCAACGTTTCGTTAGCTTTTCAAAATATGAAACTAAAATTTGTCTACGTGAAAGACATTTTAACCACTGGAATACCTGCCTTCTTTCTACAGATGGCGAATAGTGTTTTGAATATCGTGATCAACGCTAGTTTAGTCATTTATGGTGGAGACATTGCAATTTCTGTTGCAGGTATCATAACCAGTGCAACAACACTTATCATTATGATGGTTGCTGGATTGATCCAAGGTCTCCAACCGATCATCAGTTACAATACCGGAGCAGAGCGAACTGACCGTGTAAAACAAGCATTAAAAATAGCCAGTGTTGTTGGCGGAATCATTAGTACTAGTGGTTTCTTGATCTTTCAGTTCTTCCCAGAATTTGTTATAACTTTATTTAACCAGGAACCAGCTGTTGTTTCTTTAGGAGTTGAAGCCATTCGCATATGGACCGCAGCCTTTCCACTGGTCGGCATCCAAATCGTTTGGGCCAGCTACTTTCAAGCCGTTGGAAAAGTCCGATTGGCTAGCTTCTTAAACTTAGCTCGCCAAATCATCTTTTTGATTCCTTTAATTTTGATTCTATCGCCAATTTTTGAACTCACTGGTATTTATGTGGCTGTTCCACTTGCTGAAATGTTAGCCTTTATCGTGACGTTTATCTTTTTAAAAAGTCAGTTTAAAGCTTCACAACATCGTCTTTAA
- a CDS encoding YdhK family protein, which translates to MNKKRIISGVITISSLALLAACSPQEDENQSSSESSSGYQMMNESEDMYNDMDDMMHDDEGEIPEGLQAAENPTYSVGDRVTIQTNHMEGMEGATGTVVGAFDTVAYEVTYEPTNGDSIVENHKWVLKEEIPEARNQEEPLSEGTEVTLEASHMEGMEGVTATIDSAEETTVYMLDFQPTDGGEMVENHKWVTEDELSPE; encoded by the coding sequence ATGAATAAGAAGAGAATCATTAGCGGGGTAATAACCATATCCTCATTAGCTTTGTTAGCGGCTTGCTCACCTCAAGAAGATGAAAATCAGTCGTCATCTGAAAGCAGTTCCGGTTATCAAATGATGAATGAATCAGAAGATATGTATAATGATATGGACGACATGATGCATGATGATGAAGGGGAAATACCAGAAGGCTTGCAAGCAGCAGAAAATCCAACTTATTCAGTTGGAGATAGGGTGACTATTCAAACCAATCATATGGAAGGTATGGAGGGAGCTACCGGAACAGTCGTGGGTGCATTTGATACAGTTGCTTATGAGGTGACTTATGAACCGACGAACGGGGATTCTATAGTAGAAAATCATAAATGGGTCTTAAAAGAAGAAATACCAGAAGCGCGCAATCAAGAAGAACCTTTGAGCGAAGGTACAGAAGTAACGCTAGAGGCCAGCCATATGGAAGGCATGGAAGGTGTGACTGCTACCATAGATTCTGCTGAAGAGACAACCGTTTATATGCTGGACTTTCAACCAACTGATGGTGGAGAAATGGTCGAAAATCACAAGTGGGTCACAGAAGATGAATTATCTCCAGAATAG
- a CDS encoding DegV family protein codes for MTKLIIDTTCDRNLAMEQQYDFEVIPLSITLENQTYLDGEEISVDAVYEAMRSGIMPKTAQISYESLTKVLDKAIQAKEDCIYLTFSAEMSGTYQFAHQVIEEYKEKYPERKIALIDSRGGSGGAALIALQALKMIEAGQSFDEIVHQMEWNIAHVYYKFTLRDLKWLVKGGRVAKTTGYVGSALNIKPYLTVNDGFIQLSKLVRGERKLYKKLIDDVKDGAKTFTDQTIGISHGDDEETAKKIETMIKEALPDCQTQLFRIGAVLGTHIGNGGIGVFYFDERPKWYQN; via the coding sequence TTGACAAAATTAATTATTGACACAACGTGTGATCGGAATTTAGCGATGGAACAGCAGTATGATTTTGAAGTGATACCGCTCAGCATAACCTTGGAAAATCAAACTTATTTGGATGGCGAAGAAATCTCAGTAGACGCTGTTTATGAAGCAATGCGCTCTGGAATAATGCCAAAGACTGCTCAAATTTCTTATGAATCGCTGACAAAAGTCTTGGATAAAGCTATCCAAGCAAAGGAAGACTGCATTTATCTAACTTTTTCAGCGGAGATGTCTGGAACGTATCAATTTGCACACCAAGTTATTGAAGAATACAAGGAAAAGTATCCTGAACGCAAGATTGCCTTAATCGATTCAAGAGGTGGATCTGGCGGTGCAGCTTTGATCGCTTTACAAGCATTGAAAATGATCGAGGCAGGTCAATCATTTGATGAGATCGTTCACCAAATGGAGTGGAATATTGCGCATGTTTATTATAAATTTACCTTAAGGGATCTGAAATGGCTGGTTAAAGGCGGGCGTGTAGCTAAAACTACTGGGTACGTAGGATCAGCTTTGAATATTAAACCGTATTTAACGGTAAATGACGGCTTTATCCAGTTGAGCAAATTAGTTCGCGGAGAGCGAAAACTTTATAAAAAATTGATCGACGATGTAAAGGATGGCGCAAAGACTTTTACGGATCAAACCATTGGCATCAGTCATGGCGACGATGAAGAGACTGCTAAAAAAATTGAAACCATGATAAAAGAAGCCTTACCCGACTGTCAAACACAATTATTTAGAATCGGGGCAGTATTAGGCACACACATTGGAAATGGCGGGATCGGTGTCTTTTACTTTGATGAACGCCCAAAATGGTACCAAAATTAA
- a CDS encoding glycosyltransferase family 8 protein translates to MIDPDITIVSAADDGFVPHLATLFLSILKTKKDETKVNFYVIDDAISLVSKEALNRMVNEYNASISYLQINTLNFEDMVESDRIPRTAYFRIAIPNYLKHTDIKRAIYLDCDIVAKDDIEDIWNIDLGDNLLAAVEDAGFHQRLDAMEIDAESNTYFNSGMMIIDIEKWRAEKISEQVLKFATENSDELRFHDQDALNAILHDRWLVMHPRWNAQAYIITKEKKHPTKIGNLEYTEACNDPALIHYSGHVKPWHSESDHPLRDEYLKIRAETPFEMKEVSN, encoded by the coding sequence ATGATTGATCCAGATATTACAATCGTTTCAGCTGCAGATGATGGTTTTGTTCCACACTTGGCTACCTTATTTTTATCGATTTTGAAAACAAAAAAAGACGAAACAAAAGTCAATTTTTACGTCATTGATGACGCTATTTCGTTGGTTTCTAAGGAAGCTTTAAACCGAATGGTAAATGAATACAATGCCTCTATTAGCTATTTGCAGATCAATACACTTAATTTTGAAGATATGGTCGAAAGTGATCGAATCCCTAGGACAGCTTACTTCAGAATTGCGATCCCTAATTATCTTAAGCATACGGACATCAAGCGTGCGATCTATTTAGACTGTGACATTGTGGCTAAAGACGATATTGAAGATATTTGGAATATCGACTTGGGCGATAATTTATTAGCAGCTGTTGAAGACGCTGGTTTCCACCAACGATTAGATGCTATGGAAATCGATGCTGAATCCAATACCTATTTTAATTCTGGTATGATGATCATCGATATCGAAAAATGGCGTGCTGAAAAAATATCCGAACAAGTATTAAAATTTGCTACTGAAAATTCAGATGAGTTGAGATTCCATGATCAGGATGCTTTAAATGCGATTCTGCATGACCGCTGGCTAGTGATGCATCCACGTTGGAATGCGCAAGCTTACATTATTACCAAAGAGAAAAAGCACCCAACCAAAATTGGCAACTTAGAGTATACCGAAGCTTGCAACGACCCAGCTTTGATTCACTATAGCGGTCATGTTAAGCCATGGCATAGCGAATCAGACCACCCTCTTCGCGATGAATACTTAAAAATTCGAGCAGAAACGCCTTTTGAAATGAAAGAAGTCTCAAACTAA
- a CDS encoding S66 family peptidase: MKKPHLLKKGDKVAVVSLSSGILGEESCLHQLNLGKKRLREMGLEPVFMTNTLKGADYLKNHPEARAQDLKEAFQDATIKGIIAAIGGDDTYRLLPYLLEDENFIHNVQEDPKLFTGYSDTTINHLMFYKLGMVSFYGPSFITDIAELAEELLPYTKETLQGYFEGCEQQDIRSSPFWYEERTDFSEQALGKNRKVYDENYGYEVLQGSGVVTGKLLGGCLESIYDILTGERYPDEVEICERYQLFPSLSEWKGKILFLETCEEKPTPSTLEKELNVLKEIGIFSVISGLIVGKPQDEAYYAEYKEVYLKVVGDDTLPIMYNINFGHAYPKCALPYGIKATVNFDEKTILLDEPYFEES, from the coding sequence ATGAAGAAACCACATTTGTTGAAAAAAGGGGATAAAGTAGCGGTAGTAAGTCTTTCAAGTGGAATTTTAGGGGAAGAATCATGTTTACATCAACTTAACTTGGGCAAGAAAAGATTAAGAGAAATGGGCCTAGAACCTGTATTTATGACGAACACCCTTAAAGGGGCAGATTATTTGAAAAATCATCCTGAAGCAAGAGCACAGGATTTAAAAGAGGCTTTTCAAGATGCAACGATTAAAGGAATAATAGCTGCCATTGGGGGCGACGATACTTATCGGTTACTGCCTTATTTATTAGAAGATGAAAATTTTATACATAATGTACAAGAGGATCCTAAATTGTTTACAGGGTATTCTGATACAACGATCAATCATTTGATGTTCTACAAGTTAGGTATGGTTTCCTTTTATGGACCTAGTTTTATTACAGATATCGCCGAACTAGCTGAAGAATTATTGCCGTATACAAAAGAGACGTTACAAGGTTATTTTGAAGGTTGCGAGCAACAAGACATTCGGTCGAGTCCTTTTTGGTACGAAGAACGTACAGATTTTTCCGAACAGGCATTAGGGAAAAATCGTAAGGTGTATGATGAAAATTATGGTTATGAAGTTTTGCAAGGAAGTGGAGTAGTTACCGGGAAGTTGCTTGGCGGTTGTTTGGAAAGTATTTACGATATTTTAACTGGAGAAAGGTATCCAGATGAAGTAGAAATTTGTGAAAGATATCAGCTATTTCCTTCATTGAGCGAATGGAAAGGTAAGATTCTATTTTTGGAAACTTGTGAAGAGAAACCAACTCCTAGTACATTAGAAAAAGAACTGAATGTGTTGAAAGAAATAGGAATTTTTTCAGTAATTAGCGGATTGATAGTTGGGAAACCTCAAGATGAAGCTTATTATGCAGAGTATAAAGAGGTTTATCTAAAAGTGGTAGGAGATGATACCTTGCCAATTATGTATAATATTAATTTTGGGCATGCGTATCCAAAGTGTGCCCTACCATACGGAATAAAAGCAACAGTGAATTTTGATGAAAAAACAATCTTGCTTGATGAACCTTACTTTGAAGAATCTTGA
- a CDS encoding pseudouridine synthase codes for MRLDKLLFETGFGSRRTVKRLIKSKQVQVNGQIIAVDNLNVDPELQEVKVSGEQIHYQPHVYFMLHKPAGVVSAVSDAVNQTVIDLIDPSQRVPGLFPVGRLDKDTEGLLLLTNNGQLGYQLLIPKKEVTKIYEAVVNEIVTSEDLAAFTKGIVFDGGVKCKPAKLTILSHSDTESRVLLEISEGKFHQVKKMFLSVGKKVIYLKRLSMGPLQLDNTLPIGAYRALHAEELVSLKPYFK; via the coding sequence ATGCGGTTAGATAAGTTATTATTTGAGACAGGATTCGGCTCACGCCGTACGGTCAAACGATTGATCAAAAGCAAGCAAGTTCAAGTGAATGGACAAATAATCGCGGTGGATAATCTTAATGTCGATCCAGAGTTGCAGGAAGTTAAAGTCTCAGGGGAGCAGATTCATTATCAGCCGCATGTCTATTTTATGCTTCATAAACCAGCTGGTGTGGTGAGCGCTGTATCCGATGCGGTGAATCAGACGGTGATTGATTTAATTGATCCTTCCCAGCGAGTGCCTGGATTATTTCCGGTAGGGCGTCTGGATAAGGACACAGAAGGACTGCTCTTGCTGACAAATAATGGGCAGTTGGGCTATCAATTGTTGATCCCTAAAAAAGAAGTGACGAAGATTTATGAAGCGGTAGTTAACGAAATAGTCACGAGCGAAGATCTAGCAGCTTTTACAAAAGGCATCGTCTTTGACGGAGGTGTCAAATGTAAACCAGCTAAATTGACTATCCTGAGTCATAGCGATACTGAAAGTAGAGTATTACTTGAAATTAGCGAAGGCAAATTTCATCAAGTGAAAAAGATGTTTCTGTCAGTTGGTAAAAAAGTGATTTACCTTAAACGACTTTCCATGGGACCGTTACAACTAGACAACACCTTACCCATTGGCGCCTATCGGGCATTGCATGCAGAAGAACTAGTGTCATTGAAACCTTATTTCAAATGA
- a CDS encoding carboxymuconolactone decarboxylase family protein, whose product MAQEFYKKIYSVQEFYPILYKGLRTVKYMVKAKKDKSLHSELIERIMLGVTEVNGCEVCSYAHTKMALEQGFSNEEIQKLLTGTADSIPSDEMPAFLFAQHYADTRGNPTEESWNRIVLLYGEAKATGILGAIRSIMIGNVHGIALSALFSRVKGKAIKKSSLSYELSMIFSLILYLPVAIIQIIISDLLKKPIIQFS is encoded by the coding sequence ATGGCACAAGAATTCTATAAAAAAATCTATTCGGTCCAGGAATTTTATCCTATTCTTTATAAAGGGTTGCGGACAGTAAAGTACATGGTCAAAGCCAAAAAAGATAAATCATTGCATTCGGAACTCATTGAAAGAATCATGTTGGGTGTGACAGAGGTCAACGGTTGCGAAGTCTGTTCTTATGCTCACACGAAGATGGCTCTTGAACAAGGCTTTAGCAACGAAGAAATACAAAAGCTCTTGACCGGAACAGCTGACAGTATCCCTTCCGATGAAATGCCGGCTTTTTTGTTTGCTCAACACTACGCAGATACTCGCGGAAACCCGACTGAAGAATCATGGAACCGCATCGTATTGCTCTATGGAGAAGCCAAAGCAACAGGAATACTAGGCGCGATTCGTTCTATCATGATTGGAAATGTCCACGGCATTGCACTGAGTGCTTTATTCAGCCGTGTTAAAGGCAAAGCTATCAAAAAAAGTAGCCTTTCCTATGAGCTGAGTATGATTTTCAGCCTCATCCTTTATCTTCCTGTGGCTATTATTCAGATAATCATTTCCGATCTTTTAAAAAAACCAATCATCCAGTTCTCATAA